One window from the genome of Metabacillus flavus encodes:
- the tsf gene encoding translation elongation factor Ts, whose product MAVTAQMVKELREKTGAGMMDCKKALTETNGDLEKAIDYLREKGIAKAAKKSDRIAAEGLAAVKTEGNEAVILEVNSETDFVAKNEGFKTLISELASHLLSAKPASLEEALASKMDNGSSVEERIHSAVATIGERISLRRFEVVTKTDSDAFGAYLHMGGRIAVLTVLEGTTDEGAAKDVAMHVAAVNPKYISRDQVSQEEADREREVLTQQALNEGKPENIVAKMVEGRLGKYFEDICLLDQSFVKNPDQKVKQFVASHNAEVKTFVRFEVGEGIEKRQDNFAEEVMNQVRK is encoded by the coding sequence GTTACTGCTCAAATGGTAAAGGAACTTCGTGAAAAAACTGGCGCAGGCATGATGGATTGTAAAAAAGCGCTAACAGAAACTAACGGTGATTTGGAAAAGGCAATTGATTACCTTCGTGAAAAAGGAATTGCGAAAGCTGCTAAAAAATCTGACCGCATCGCAGCAGAAGGTCTTGCTGCTGTTAAAACAGAAGGTAATGAGGCAGTTATTCTTGAAGTAAACTCTGAAACTGACTTCGTTGCGAAAAACGAAGGCTTCAAAACGCTAATCAGCGAGCTTGCATCACACCTTCTATCTGCAAAACCGGCTAGCCTTGAAGAAGCACTTGCTTCAAAAATGGACAATGGTTCATCTGTAGAAGAGCGCATTCACTCTGCTGTAGCAACAATTGGTGAAAGAATTTCACTTCGCCGCTTTGAAGTTGTTACTAAAACAGACAGCGATGCTTTCGGAGCATACCTTCACATGGGCGGCCGCATTGCGGTTCTGACTGTTCTTGAAGGAACAACAGACGAGGGTGCTGCAAAGGACGTTGCCATGCATGTAGCTGCTGTAAACCCTAAATACATCAGCCGTGACCAGGTTTCTCAAGAAGAAGCTGACCGTGAGCGCGAAGTATTGACTCAGCAAGCTCTAAACGAAGGAAAACCTGAAAATATCGTTGCGAAAATGGTTGAAGGACGTCTTGGTAAATACTTTGAAGATATCTGTCTTCTTGACCAAAGCTTCGTTAAAAACCCAGATCAAAAAGTGAAGCAATTTGTTGCTTCTCATAACGCTGAAGTAAAAACTTTCGTCCGCTTTGAAGTTGGAGAAGGTATCGAGAAGCGTCAGGATAACTTTGCTGAAGAGGTTATGAACCAGGTTCGCAAGTAA
- the pyrH gene encoding UMP kinase, giving the protein MNNPKYKRIVLKLSGEALAGPQGFGINPSVIKSIATQVKEIAEMDVEVAVVVGGGNIWRGKVGSEMGMDRATADYMGMLATVMNSLALQDSLENLGIQTRVQTSIEMRQVAEPYIRRKAIRHLEKKRVVIFAAGTGNPYFSTDTTAALRAAEIEADVILMAKNNVDGVYNADPLKDASAVKYEELSYLDVLKDGLAVMDSTASSLCMDNDIALIVFSIMEEGNIKRAVLGENIGTIVRGK; this is encoded by the coding sequence ATGAATAATCCTAAATATAAACGCATCGTCTTAAAATTAAGCGGAGAAGCTTTAGCAGGCCCTCAAGGGTTCGGCATCAATCCGAGCGTTATTAAATCCATTGCCACACAGGTAAAGGAAATTGCAGAGATGGATGTGGAAGTAGCTGTTGTCGTGGGCGGCGGAAACATCTGGCGCGGTAAAGTCGGCAGTGAAATGGGCATGGACCGTGCGACAGCGGATTATATGGGAATGCTTGCGACCGTCATGAACTCCCTGGCGCTGCAAGACAGCCTTGAAAATCTCGGCATTCAGACTAGAGTTCAAACCTCCATTGAAATGAGACAGGTTGCAGAGCCTTATATCAGAAGAAAAGCCATCCGCCACCTGGAGAAGAAACGCGTTGTGATTTTTGCAGCAGGTACAGGTAATCCATATTTCTCTACCGATACGACAGCAGCGCTCCGTGCCGCTGAAATTGAAGCAGACGTTATTCTGATGGCGAAAAACAATGTGGATGGCGTATATAATGCTGATCCGCTTAAAGACGCAAGTGCTGTTAAATATGAAGAGCTATCTTATTTAGATGTCCTAAAAGACGGACTGGCTGTCATGGATTCTACAGCATCGTCTCTATGCATGGATAATGATATAGCGCTAATTGTTTTCTCTATTATGGAAGAGGGAAATATCAAAAGAGCCGTACTTGGCGAAAACATCGGAACAATTGTGAGGGGGAAATAA
- the frr gene encoding ribosome recycling factor, giving the protein MANQHINQAKDRMEKAVSAFQRELATVRAGRASASLLDKVTVEYYGAPTPVNQLASISVPEARMLIITPYDKSALGDIEKAIQKADLGLNPTNDGSIVRIAIPALTEERRRELGKLVKKYAEEAKVGIRNIRRDANDDLKKAEKNGDMTEDELRGLSDEVQKLTDSYISKLDQIAKDKDKEIMEV; this is encoded by the coding sequence ATGGCAAACCAGCATATTAATCAGGCGAAAGACAGAATGGAAAAAGCAGTATCCGCATTTCAGCGCGAGCTTGCTACGGTTCGTGCCGGACGCGCGAGTGCATCCCTGCTTGATAAAGTAACGGTAGAATATTACGGAGCTCCAACACCTGTGAACCAGCTTGCTTCCATCAGTGTGCCGGAAGCGCGTATGCTTATCATCACTCCTTACGATAAGTCGGCTCTCGGCGATATTGAAAAAGCAATTCAGAAAGCAGATCTTGGTCTTAACCCGACTAATGACGGATCAATTGTACGTATTGCTATTCCGGCTCTTACGGAAGAAAGACGCCGTGAGCTTGGCAAACTGGTTAAAAAGTATGCAGAGGAAGCAAAGGTTGGAATCCGCAATATCCGCCGCGATGCGAATGATGATTTGAAAAAAGCAGAGAAAAATGGCGACATGACAGAAGATGAACTGCGCGGACTTTCGGATGAAGTTCAAAAGCTGACAGATAGCTATATTAGCAAGCTGGATCAAATCGCTAAAGACAAAGATAAAGAAATCATGGAAGTTTAA
- a CDS encoding isoprenyl transferase: protein MLNFFRRGRREVSPSANHTYTKKDVIDGPIPPHIAIIMDGNGRWAKNRALPRMAGHHEGMKVVRKITKLASELGVSALTLYAFSTENWKRPKIEVDYLMKLPEEFLTTFLPELIEENVQVKIMGETDRLPKHTLSAVEKAIQETSVNTGLVLNFALNYGSRTEIVKGIQSLVEDSKKGRVRTEDINEELFSTYLMTESLQDPDLLIRTSGEIRLSNFMLWQLAYTEFWFTNVLWPDFKEEDFIHAIAEYQQRGRRFGGV from the coding sequence ATGCTTAACTTTTTCAGAAGGGGCAGAAGGGAAGTTTCGCCTTCCGCCAATCATACATATACAAAAAAAGATGTAATCGACGGGCCAATCCCTCCTCACATCGCTATCATTATGGATGGGAATGGAAGATGGGCTAAAAACCGTGCACTGCCCAGAATGGCTGGCCATCACGAGGGGATGAAGGTGGTCAGAAAGATTACTAAACTTGCCAGTGAGCTGGGTGTGAGCGCTCTAACACTTTATGCATTTTCAACTGAGAACTGGAAAAGACCCAAAATTGAAGTGGATTATCTTATGAAACTTCCTGAGGAGTTCTTAACGACGTTTCTTCCTGAATTAATCGAAGAGAATGTACAAGTGAAAATCATGGGAGAAACAGACCGCCTTCCAAAGCACACGCTAAGCGCCGTTGAAAAAGCCATCCAGGAAACATCGGTAAATACAGGTCTTGTTTTAAATTTTGCTCTTAATTACGGAAGCCGGACAGAAATTGTCAAGGGAATTCAAAGCCTTGTTGAGGATTCAAAAAAAGGCAGAGTTCGGACAGAGGATATTAACGAGGAGCTTTTTTCAACTTATTTAATGACGGAATCGCTGCAGGATCCGGATTTGCTGATCCGGACAAGCGGGGAAATCCGTCTCAGTAATTTTATGCTATGGCAGCTTGCGTATACCGAATTTTGGTTTACAAATGTGCTATGGCCCGATTTTAAAGAAGAGGACTTTATCCACGCAATCGCTGAATATCAGCAAAGGGGCCGCAGATTTGGCGGAGTATAG
- a CDS encoding phosphatidate cytidylyltransferase encodes MIQRIITAVLALALFLPFVIVGGIPFSFAIYILSTISLYELLKMKKIQMVSIPGLVSILLLWILLIPSSHIIVLGNIHISKLEVALLGVLLFLTYTVITKNRFSFDDVGFSLLSVMYIGIGFYYFIETRALGLEFIVFALLVIWATDTGAYFIGKAIGKNKLWPEISPNKTIEGFFGGILCALAVSIVFEMVMPIVHSYVIVALITIFLSVFGQVGDLVESALKRHYHVKDSGQILPGHGGILDRFDSLLFVLPLLHFMLVLF; translated from the coding sequence ATGATCCAGCGAATAATAACAGCAGTACTGGCACTAGCGCTCTTTCTGCCCTTTGTCATTGTGGGGGGAATCCCGTTTAGTTTTGCCATATATATTCTAAGCACAATCAGCCTTTACGAACTTTTAAAGATGAAAAAAATTCAGATGGTGAGCATTCCAGGACTTGTCAGTATCCTGCTCTTGTGGATTTTGCTCATCCCATCGAGTCATATAATTGTCTTGGGAAACATACATATTTCAAAATTAGAGGTTGCCCTTCTTGGGGTCCTGCTTTTTTTGACTTATACCGTCATTACGAAAAACCGCTTTTCTTTTGATGATGTAGGATTTTCGCTGCTCTCGGTTATGTATATCGGAATCGGATTTTACTACTTTATTGAGACAAGAGCTTTAGGACTGGAATTTATCGTATTTGCCCTTCTCGTTATCTGGGCAACAGACACGGGTGCCTATTTTATAGGAAAAGCAATCGGAAAAAACAAACTTTGGCCGGAAATCAGTCCAAATAAAACGATTGAAGGCTTTTTTGGAGGTATTCTCTGCGCCCTGGCCGTTTCAATTGTTTTTGAGATGGTGATGCCGATTGTGCATTCCTATGTCATTGTAGCTTTAATCACTATATTTTTGTCTGTTTTTGGACAAGTGGGCGATTTAGTGGAGTCTGCTCTGAAAAGGCATTATCATGTGAAGGACTCCGGACAAATTCTTCCTGGTCACGGAGGTATATTGGATCGCTTTGACAGTCTATTATTTGTCCTTCCTCTCCTTCATTTCATGCTGGTCCTATTTTAA
- a CDS encoding 1-deoxy-D-xylulose-5-phosphate reductoisomerase: MKRISLLGATGSIGAQTLEVIREHPEEFELTALTFGSNMEAGREAIKEFKPKFVSVKEKEDYLQLKNEFSGEGISFSYGEEGNIEAAVHTDADVTVNALLGSIGLVPTLKAIESKKTVALANKETLVTAGHIVTEAARKNGTALLPVDSEHSAIFQCLQGEDAADITRLILTASGGSFRDRSREELKGVTVEEALNHPNWSMGAKITIDSATMMNKGLEVIEAYWLFGIPYSNIDVLLHKESIIHSMVEFEDGSVKAQLGSPDMKVPIQYALTHPSRLPLQNTKRLNLWEHGKLHFEKPDFSRFKCLHFAYESGKMGGTMPTVLNAANEEAVAQFLAGRIEFLDIENKIEKALEAHSIITNPDLEAIQHADQEARAFVRSLLN; this comes from the coding sequence ATGAAAAGAATCAGTCTTTTAGGCGCTACAGGATCAATCGGAGCTCAAACCCTTGAAGTGATCCGCGAGCATCCGGAAGAGTTCGAGCTAACAGCTCTAACGTTTGGCTCCAATATGGAAGCCGGCAGAGAAGCCATCAAAGAATTTAAGCCTAAATTTGTCTCTGTAAAAGAAAAAGAAGATTATTTGCAGCTGAAAAACGAATTCAGCGGAGAGGGTATTTCTTTTTCTTACGGAGAAGAGGGCAATATCGAAGCAGCTGTGCACACGGATGCGGACGTTACAGTCAATGCCCTTCTCGGAAGCATTGGGCTGGTTCCTACGTTAAAGGCTATTGAATCAAAAAAGACCGTAGCTTTGGCTAATAAAGAAACCCTTGTAACAGCCGGGCATATCGTCACAGAAGCTGCACGGAAAAATGGAACGGCACTTCTGCCGGTGGATAGCGAGCATTCAGCCATTTTCCAATGTCTGCAAGGGGAAGATGCTGCTGATATTACCAGACTTATCCTGACAGCTTCAGGCGGCAGTTTCCGGGACCGCTCCAGAGAAGAATTAAAAGGAGTTACGGTTGAAGAAGCCCTTAATCATCCAAACTGGTCTATGGGGGCTAAAATCACCATTGATTCGGCTACAATGATGAATAAGGGGCTAGAGGTAATCGAGGCGTATTGGCTGTTCGGAATTCCATATTCAAATATTGATGTGCTGCTTCATAAAGAAAGCATCATCCATTCTATGGTTGAATTTGAAGACGGCAGTGTGAAGGCACAGCTTGGTTCTCCGGATATGAAAGTGCCAATTCAATACGCACTGACACATCCTTCACGTCTCCCTTTACAAAATACAAAACGCTTAAACCTTTGGGAGCATGGAAAGCTTCATTTTGAAAAGCCAGACTTCTCGCGCTTCAAATGCTTACATTTTGCCTATGAATCAGGTAAAATGGGAGGGACAATGCCGACCGTTTTAAATGCAGCCAACGAGGAAGCCGTTGCTCAATTTCTAGCAGGCAGAATCGAATTTCTTGATATCGAGAATAAGATTGAAAAGGCACTGGAAGCTCACAGCATCATCACAAATCCGGATCTTGAAGCCATTCAGCATGCGGATCAAGAGGCCAGAGCTTTTGTAAGGTCCCTATTAAACTAA
- the rseP gene encoding RIP metalloprotease RseP, which produces MNTVIAFILIFGALVFFHELGHLVFAKRAGILCREFAIGFGPKIFSYKKNETVYTIRLLPIGGYVRMAGEDPEMIEVKPGHHIGLLFNEKDEVEKIILNNKEKYPKARIIEVEHADVEKAMKITGYEQGEEDRLQHFTVAKKSFFVADGQESQIAPYDRQFGSKTLGQRTAAIIAGPLMNFVLAFVVLFGLGLIQGSPMDKPIFGELTKDGAAIESGIKQGDVIKTINGKPVTTWTDVTKIISTSPEKELSFAIERDGKPQTIQVVPKAEKAGEQIIGRVGSYAPMEKGFFTALENGATQTLFYTKEILVSLGKLVTGQFSIDMLSGPVGIYDVTGQVAQSGFENLLRWTALLSINLGIMNLLPIPALDGGRLMFFLVEAVRGKPIDRQKEGIVHFIGFALLMLLMLVVTWNDIQRFFL; this is translated from the coding sequence GTGAATACGGTCATCGCGTTTATTCTGATTTTTGGAGCTCTAGTATTTTTCCACGAACTGGGCCACTTGGTTTTTGCCAAGCGCGCCGGAATTTTATGCCGGGAGTTTGCAATCGGATTCGGACCAAAGATTTTCTCTTATAAAAAAAATGAAACAGTCTACACGATCCGTCTTCTTCCAATCGGCGGCTATGTAAGAATGGCCGGAGAAGATCCTGAGATGATTGAAGTGAAACCCGGTCATCATATCGGACTTCTTTTCAACGAAAAAGACGAAGTCGAAAAGATTATTTTAAACAATAAAGAAAAGTATCCAAAAGCAAGAATCATTGAAGTAGAACATGCTGACGTTGAAAAAGCTATGAAAATTACGGGGTATGAGCAAGGCGAAGAGGACCGTCTGCAGCATTTTACTGTCGCAAAAAAATCATTCTTTGTTGCTGATGGACAAGAAAGCCAAATTGCTCCATATGACCGTCAATTCGGTTCCAAAACCCTGGGGCAGAGAACGGCAGCGATTATTGCTGGACCTTTAATGAACTTTGTCCTTGCGTTTGTTGTCTTATTCGGATTAGGACTGATCCAGGGTTCACCTATGGATAAACCAATATTCGGCGAGCTGACAAAAGACGGTGCAGCAATCGAATCAGGCATCAAGCAAGGCGACGTAATTAAAACAATCAATGGCAAGCCTGTCACAACCTGGACAGATGTAACAAAAATCATCAGTACTAGTCCGGAAAAAGAGCTCTCCTTCGCAATTGAAAGGGATGGAAAGCCGCAAACAATCCAGGTCGTTCCTAAAGCTGAGAAAGCCGGAGAGCAGATCATTGGCCGCGTAGGTTCCTATGCACCTATGGAAAAAGGCTTTTTTACTGCTCTTGAGAATGGGGCAACCCAGACCCTGTTTTACACGAAAGAAATACTTGTAAGCCTAGGAAAGCTTGTAACAGGTCAATTTTCTATTGACATGCTTTCCGGACCGGTGGGCATTTATGATGTAACCGGCCAGGTTGCACAGTCCGGCTTTGAAAACCTTCTTAGATGGACAGCGCTTCTTAGCATCAATCTTGGAATCATGAACCTTCTGCCGATTCCTGCACTTGATGGAGGCAGGCTTATGTTTTTCCTTGTTGAAGCAGTCCGCGGGAAGCCGATTGACCGCCAAAAGGAAGGCATCGTTCATTTTATCGGATTTGCGCTTCTTATGCTCCTTATGCTTGTAGTTACGTGGAACGACATCCAAAGATTCTTTTTATAA
- a CDS encoding proline--tRNA ligase, producing the protein MKQSLMFIPTLREVPADADIKSHQLLLRAGYIRQNTSGIYSYLPLAQKVLQNIQDIVRDEMNKAGASELLMPAMQQSELWQESGRWYSYGPELMRLKDRHGREFALGATHEEVITSLVRDEVKSYKRLPLALYQIQSKFRDEKRPRFGILRGREFIMKDAYSFHSSYESLDEMYDKMFTAYSNIFERCGLNFRAVIADSGAMGGKDTHEFMVLSEVGEDTIAYSDQSSFAANVEMAPVTAEYTRSDETCGELEKKETPSQKTIEEVAEFFEVAKEKCIKSLLFKADDRLVLVLSRGDHEINDIKVKNLFDARNVELATPEETKEALNCPIGFIGPIGVPEGIEVVADAAVKAIVNGVCGANEEGFHYISVDAERDLKVGQYADLRFIQEGDASPDGKGTIQFARGIEVGHIFKLGTRYSVDMNASYLDENGRSQPMIMGCYGIGVSRTLAAIVEQFNDENGIVWPEQIAPFDLHVVPANMKSDAQVALAEKVYADLGKTYSILFDDRAERAGVKFADSDLIGLPIRITAGKRAEENIVELKVRKTGEKLDVPVDELAETISRLLGK; encoded by the coding sequence ATGAAACAAAGTTTGATGTTTATTCCTACATTAAGAGAAGTCCCGGCTGATGCCGATATTAAAAGCCATCAGCTCCTGCTTAGAGCTGGCTACATCCGCCAGAACACGAGCGGTATATACAGCTATCTGCCGCTCGCCCAGAAAGTTCTTCAAAACATTCAGGACATCGTAAGGGATGAAATGAATAAAGCAGGGGCATCCGAACTTTTGATGCCTGCGATGCAGCAGTCTGAACTTTGGCAGGAGTCTGGAAGATGGTATTCCTACGGTCCGGAGCTAATGAGACTTAAAGACAGACATGGCAGGGAGTTTGCGCTTGGAGCAACGCATGAAGAAGTGATTACAAGTCTTGTAAGAGATGAAGTGAAATCTTATAAAAGACTTCCTCTCGCTCTTTATCAGATCCAGTCAAAATTCAGAGATGAAAAGCGTCCAAGGTTCGGAATTCTGCGAGGCCGTGAATTTATTATGAAGGATGCCTATTCCTTCCACTCCTCCTATGAAAGTCTGGATGAAATGTATGATAAAATGTTTACTGCCTACAGCAATATCTTCGAACGCTGCGGACTTAACTTCCGTGCCGTGATCGCCGATTCAGGGGCAATGGGCGGAAAGGACACACATGAATTTATGGTGCTGTCTGAAGTTGGAGAAGATACAATTGCATACTCCGATCAATCCAGCTTTGCGGCCAATGTAGAGATGGCGCCGGTAACTGCAGAATACACACGTTCCGATGAAACCTGCGGTGAGCTGGAAAAGAAAGAAACACCTTCCCAAAAAACTATTGAGGAAGTTGCCGAATTCTTTGAAGTGGCGAAGGAGAAATGCATTAAATCCCTTCTTTTTAAAGCAGATGATCGATTGGTTCTCGTTCTTTCAAGAGGGGATCATGAAATTAATGATATTAAAGTGAAAAACCTTTTTGATGCACGCAATGTTGAACTGGCGACTCCTGAAGAAACAAAAGAGGCGCTGAACTGCCCAATTGGTTTTATAGGACCAATCGGTGTTCCTGAAGGAATCGAAGTTGTCGCAGATGCTGCAGTAAAAGCAATAGTGAATGGCGTTTGCGGTGCAAACGAAGAAGGTTTCCATTATATATCTGTAGATGCTGAGCGCGATTTGAAGGTTGGCCAATATGCAGACCTGCGCTTCATTCAAGAAGGAGACGCATCTCCAGACGGAAAAGGGACCATTCAGTTTGCCCGCGGAATCGAAGTCGGGCACATTTTTAAATTAGGTACCCGTTATTCTGTCGATATGAATGCCTCCTACCTCGATGAAAATGGACGTTCCCAGCCGATGATTATGGGCTGCTACGGAATTGGAGTTTCCAGAACCCTTGCTGCAATCGTTGAACAGTTCAATGATGAAAACGGAATTGTATGGCCTGAGCAGATCGCTCCCTTTGACCTGCATGTAGTCCCTGCCAATATGAAGTCTGATGCCCAGGTTGCATTGGCTGAAAAAGTATATGCGGATCTTGGAAAGACATACAGCATCCTGTTCGATGACCGGGCCGAGAGAGCGGGAGTGAAGTTTGCTGATTCAGATTTAATCGGACTTCCAATCCGGATTACAGCGGGCAAGCGCGCTGAAGAAAATATCGTTGAATTGAAAGTGCGCAAAACCGGCGAAAAGCTGGATGTTCCAGTGGACGAGCTGGCGGAGACAATTAGCCGTCTGCTAGGAAAATAA